From a single Stomoxys calcitrans chromosome 4, idStoCalc2.1, whole genome shotgun sequence genomic region:
- the LOC106085773 gene encoding NADH dehydrogenase [ubiquinone] 1 beta subcomplex subunit 8, mitochondrial, whose amino-acid sequence MASLMNAYKFVQRLAAQNPAVLRQAARTMAGWNKDYKPAPYPKTEAEREAAAKKYYLLPEEYKPYADNGLGYGDYPELKGGLGIEARDPFYPYDFPELKRNLHETFHANADLYSEDRWSQASPPRFANSTYWLGFLGCMTGCLVVYYWLENYRMYRPVAAKQYPGDGQKHYTFERN is encoded by the exons ATGGCTTCTTTAATGAACGCATATAAATTTGTTCAAAGGCTGGCTGCCCAAAATCCAGCTGTGCTGCGTCAAGCAGCCAGAACGA TGGCCGGTTGGAATAAGGATTACAAACCTGCCCCATATCCCAAAACTGAAGCCGAGCGTGAAGCTGCTGCCAAGAAATATTACTTACTGCCAGAGGAGTACAAACCCTATGCTGATAATGGTTTGGGCTATGGTGATTATCCCGAACTAAAGGGAGGTTTGGGCATTGAGGCTCGTGACCCCTTTTATCCATATGATTTTCCAGAGTTAAAGCGTAACTTGCATGAAACT TTCCATGCTAATGCGGATTTATACAGTGAGGATCGTTGGTCCCAGGCCAGTCCACCCCGTTTTGCCAATAGTACCTATTGGCTTGGCTTTTTGGGTTGCATGACTGGATGTTTGGTTGTATACTATTGGTTAGAGAACTATCGTATGTATCGTCCCGTAGCTGCTAAGCAATATCCCGGTGATGGTCAGAAACATTATACCTTCGAGAGaaattaa